A single region of the Pelobates fuscus isolate aPelFus1 chromosome 4, aPelFus1.pri, whole genome shotgun sequence genome encodes:
- the CTNNB1 gene encoding catenin beta-1: MATQADLMELDMAIEPDRKAAVSHWQQQSYLDSGIHSGATTTAPSLSGKGNPEDEDVDTSQVLYEWEQGFSQSFTQDQVADIDGQFAMTRAQRVRAAMFPETLDEGMQIPSTQFDSTHPTNVQRLAEPSQMLKHAVVNLINYQDDAELATRAIPELTKLLNDEDQVVVNKAAVMVHQLSKKEASRHAIMRSPQMVSAIVRTMQNTNDVETARCTAGTLHNLSHHREGLLAIFKSGGIPALVKMLGSPVDSVLFYAITTLHNLLLHQEGAKMAVRLAGGLQKMVALLNKTNVKFLAITTDCLQILAYGNQESKLIILASGGPQALVTIMRTYSYEKLLWTTSRVLKVLSVCSSNKPAIVEAGGMQALGLHLTDPSQRLVQNCLWTLRNLSDAATKQEGMEGLLGTLVQLLGSDDINVVTCAAGILSNLTCNNYKNKMMVCQVGGIEALVRTVLRAGDREDITEPAICALRHLTSRHQEAEMAQNAVRLHYGLPVVVKLLHPPSHWPLIKATVGLIRNLALCPANHAPLREQGAIPRLVQLLVRAHQDTQRRTSMGGTQQQFVEGVRMEEIVEGCTGALHILARDVHNRIVIRGLNTIPLFVQLLYSPIENIQRVAAGVLCELAQDKEAAEAIEAEGATAPLTELLHSRNEGVATYAAAVLFRMSEDKPQDYKKRLSVELTSSLFRTEPMPWNEAGDLGLDIGAQGEPLYRQDDPSYRAFHAGGYGQDAMGMDSMMDHDMGGHHPGADYPVDGLPDLGHAQDLMDGLPPGDSNQLAWFDTDL, encoded by the exons ATGGCAACACAAG CTGATTTAATGGAGCTTGACATGGCAATTGAGCCGGACCGAAAGGCTGCCGTCAGCCACTGGCAGCAACAGTCTTACCTGGATTCTGGTATTCATTCTGGAGCTACAACTACTGCACCATCTCTTAGTGGCAAAGGGAACCCTGAGGACGAAGATGTAGATACTTCTCAAGTTCTATATGAATGGGAGCAGGGATTCTCTCAGTCCTTTACCCAGGATCAAGTGGCAG ACATTGATGGTCAGTTCGCCATGACCAGGGCCCAGAGAGTACGTGCAGCCATGTTTCCAGAAACTTTGGACGAAGGCATGCAAATTCCATCCACGCAGTTTGACTCAACTCATCCAACAAATGTGCAACGCCTGGCAGAGCCTTCCCAGATGCTTAAACATGCTGTGGTCAACTTAATAAATTACCAAGATGATGCAGAACTGGCAACTCGTGCCATTCCTGAGCTAACAAAGCTGCTTAATGATGAGGACCAG GTGGTTGTGAACAAAGCTGCAGTTATGGTTCATCAGTTATCTAAAAAGGAAGCCTCCCGCCACGCTATAATGCGTTCTCCACAGATGGTGTCTGCAATTGTTCGTACAATGCAGAACACCAATGATGTTGAAACCGCAAGGTGCACAGCTGGAACGCTCCATAACCTCTCACACCACAGAGAGGGTTTACTTGCCATATTCAAATCTGGTGGAATTCCTGCTCTAGTTAAAATGCTTGG CTCCCCAGTTGACTCGGTGCTTTTCTACGCCATCACAACACTGCACAACCTCCTTCTGCATCAAGAAGGAGCAAAGATGGCAGTCAGACTTGCTGGTGGACTGCAGAAAATGGTTGCACTGCtcaataaaacaaatgtaaaattttTGGCGATTACCACAGACTGTCTCCAAATACTGGCCTATGGAAATCAAGAAAGCAAG CTGATCATTCTTGCAAGTGGTGGACCCCAGGCCTTGGTGACAATAATGAGAACTTACAGTTATGAGAAGCTTTTATGGACCACAAGCCGTGTGCTGAAAGTGCTGTCAGTCTGTTCCAGTAATAAACCTGCTATTGTTGAAGCTG GTGGCATGCAAGCCCTTGGGTTGCACCTCACTGATCCAAGCCAGCGCTTGGTTCAGAACTGTCTGTGGACCCTAAGAAATCTCTCTGATGCAGCAACTAAACAG GAGGGAATGGAAGGCCTTCTTGGAACTCTTGTCCAACTTCTTGGTTCAGATGATATCAATGTTGTAACATGTGCTGCTGGTATACTATCCAACCTTACGTGCAACAACTATAAAAATAAGATGATGGTGTGTCAAGTGGGTGGCATAGAAGCACTGGTACGCACAGTTCTGCGTGCAGGAGATAGAGAGGACATAACAGAACCTGCAATATGTGCACTCCGTCACCTTACCAGCAGGCATCAAGAAGCAGAGATGGCTCAAAACGCAGTGCGTCTCCATTATGGGCTTCCTGTAGTTGTGAAATTGCTGCACCCTCCTTCTCATTGGCCCTTAATTAAG GCTACTGTAGGCTTGATCCGCAATCTTGCATTATGCCCAGCTAATCATGCACCACTACGTGAGCAAGGTGCCATTCCAAGGCTGGTTCAGCTCCTAGTTCGTGCACATCAAGACACCCAGCGCCGCACATCCATGGGTGGAACACAACAGCAGTTTGTG GAAGGAGTACGCATGGAAGAGATTGTTGAAGGCTGCACAGGAGCACTTCACATTCTAGCTCGTGATGTTCACAATAGAATTGTAATCAGAGGTCTCAATACCATTCCATTATTTGTACAG TTGCTGTATTCTCCAATTGAAAACATCCAAAGAGTAGCAGCTGGGGTTCTCTGTGAACTTGCCCAAGATAAAGAGGCTGCAGAAGCTATTGAAGCTGAAGGTGCAACAGCTCCCCTTACTGAACTGCTTCACTCCAGAAATGAGGGTGTTG cCACCTATGCAGCTGCCGTGTTATTCCGCATGTCTGAAGACAAGCCACAagactacaagaaacgtctgtcAGTTGAGCTTACTAGTTCACTGTTCAGAACAGAACCAATGCCATGGAATGAG GCTGGAGATCTTGGTCTAGATATTGGTGCCCAGGGTGAACCACTTTACAGGCAAGATG ATCCCAGTTACCGTGCTTTCCATGCTGGAGGCTATGGCCAAGATGCTATGGGAATGGACTCAATGATGGATCATGACATGGGAGGTCATCACCCAGGAGCAGATTACCCAGTTGATGGACTTCCTGATTTGGGCCATGCTCAGGATCTTATGGATGGATTGCCCCCTGGTGACAGCAATCAGTTGGCCTGGTTTGATACAGACCTGTAA